The Helicobacter ganmani genome includes the window TCACAAAGAATCGGACAAGCTTTTATCGGATTTGTGTCCAATGATTCTACCCCAGAGATTGTTTCTCTTGTAACTCCTCCTTTGCAAGGTGCGCGTGTCCTCTGTCTTAAAGGCAAAGGGGTAAAATACCAAAAAGTGCGCATTCAAATCATAGAAGTTAATATCGCAACCGCAAAAATTTATGGTAGAATTGTGGAAAGTTATAATGAAAGTTTTGGAATCGCAAGCGAGCAAATCTCCACATATCTCTTTGCGAAATCTTCTCAAAAAGAGCGTCAAAAGCAACAAAAAGCTAAAGAAAAAGCACAAAAAACAATGCAACGAGCAAAACGCTATAAAAGGAATCGCCATACCAACTCGCAATCTTTTGTGCGCCACAAATGCAAAGGTAGATAATGTATAAAAAAGAATTAGACGCCAAACTTGCCAAACAAGAAGAAATCCGCGCTATTTTGCTGTATGGCGAAAGCTCCTTTTTGATTGGCTATTATGGTGAAAAAATTGCGCAAACGATTCTTACAAAAGGCTGTGAAAAAAATAGTTTTTATTTCAATGCCTTTGATTTCCAAAGTGCATTAAGCTGCTTTTCACAAGGCTCGCTCTTTGGAGATGAAGCATTGGTGTGGATTAAAATTGACAAAAAAATTCCCAAAAAACAGCTAGATACTTTAATCCAATCCTTATTGCAAAACGGCGCGGGTTATTTGGTGGTTGAATTTTATCCCGCAGAGAACAAAAGTGCGAGTGAATATATGACAGACGCACGCGCGATGTCTGCGAGTTTTCCTGCAAAAAACGCAAAAGAAAAGGTTTTTGAAGCACGATTCTTTGCACCAAACCTCAACGAAGCAATGGCAATCTTAAAAGAATATGCCCAAAATCTAAAAATCCAAATTTCGGACTTTAATCTACACAAAATCCTAGAACAACAAAACTTTGATTTGGGATTAAGTGTCGCAGAACTTCGCAAATATACGATTTTTGACCAAGAAATCAGTGCGGAAATGGTAGAGGGCTTGGGCTATGGCTTGGGCAGTGTAAAACTAGAGGAGATTTTGGAATCCCTACTGCTTAAAAAGCCTTATTTTGACAAATTATCACAATTTTTAGAACAGGGCTTTGAGGAAGTGCCTTTGATTAATGAAATACAAAAATACTTTTTTGTATTGTTTTTGTTTTCAA containing:
- a CDS encoding DNA polymerase III subunit delta gives rise to the protein MYKKELDAKLAKQEEIRAILLYGESSFLIGYYGEKIAQTILTKGCEKNSFYFNAFDFQSALSCFSQGSLFGDEALVWIKIDKKIPKKQLDTLIQSLLQNGAGYLVVEFYPAENKSASEYMTDARAMSASFPAKNAKEKVFEARFFAPNLNEAMAILKEYAQNLKIQISDFNLHKILEQQNFDLGLSVAELRKYTIFDQEISAEMVEGLGYGLGSVKLEEILESLLLKKPYFDKLSQFLEQGFEEVPLINEIQKYFFVLFLFSSHIRIYGEASSQDVLGYKLPPMLLEQKKRFAILLKESQYESVFSILNAWREDSLKGANKGNGLLSALMKIQAILR